From Pongo pygmaeus isolate AG05252 chromosome 1, NHGRI_mPonPyg2-v2.0_pri, whole genome shotgun sequence, one genomic window encodes:
- the ACTL8 gene encoding actin-like protein 8 — translation MAARTVIIDHGSGFLKAGTAGWNEPQMVFPNIVNYLPCKENPGPSYARRRVSLGIDICHPDTFSYPIERGRILNWEGVQYLWSFVLENHRREHEVPPVIITETPLREPADRKKMLEILFELLHVPSVLLADQLQMSLYASGLLTGVVVDSGYGLTRVQPFHQGRPLPASGKTLEFAGQDLSAYLLKSLFKEDCDRRCLFQLETVAVTQMNKCYVPQNLGEALDFRERQQSGLDESNTYQLPDGSRVELTPMQRVAPEMFFSPQVFEQPGPSIPRAIVESVESCEISLRPLLVSHVMACGGNTLYPGFTKRLFRELMGDHVSSTKATVWAGSNRNFSVWLGASVVAHLSTYQSEWMSREEYGEHMRM, via the exons ATGGCTGCAAGAACCGTTATCATTGACCATGGGTCTGGCTTTTTGAAGGCTGGCACGGCCGGCTGGAATGAGCCTCAGATGGTCTTCCCAAACATTGTGAACTACCTACCGTGCAAGGAGAACCCTGGCCCCAGCTACGCCCGGAGGCGTGTGAGCCTGGGCATCGACATTTGCCATCCTGACACCTTTAGCTACCCCATCGAGCGGGGCCGCATCCTCAACTGGGAGGGTGTGCAGTACCTCTGGTCATTTGTGTTGGAGAACCACAGACGGGAGCACGAGGTCCCCCCTGTGATCATCACGGAGACGCCCTTGAGGGAGCCTGCGGACCGAAAGAAGATGCTGGAG ATCCTGTTTGAGTTGCTGCATGTCCCATCGGTCCTCCTGGCCGACCAGCTGCAGATGTCCCTGTATGCCTCTGGCCTCCTGACCGGAGTGGTGGTTGATTCTGGCTATGGCCTGACCCGCGTGCAGCCTTTCCACCAGGGCCGCCCCTTGCCCGCCAGCGGCAAGACGCTGGAGTTCGCCGGCCAGGATCTCTCCGCCTATCTCCTCAAGAGTCTCTTTAAGGAAGATTGCGATAGACGCTGCCTGTTTCAGCTGGAGACAGTCGCCGTGACTCAGATGAACAAGTGCTACGTGCCGCAGAATCTGGGGGAGGCCCTGGACTTTCGTGAGAGGCAGCAGAGTGGCTTGGATGAGAGCAACACCTATCAGCTCCCAGACGGCTCCCGCGTGGAGCTGACCCCCATGCAGCGGGTGGCTCCTGAGATGTTCTTTAGCCCGCAGGTGTTCGAGCAGCCAGGGCCCAGCATCCCACGGGCCATCGTGGAATCCGTGGAGTCCTGCGAGATCTCCCTGCGCCCCCTGCTGGTCTCCCACGTGATGGCCTGCGGGGGCAACACCCTCTATCCCGGGTTCACAAAGCGCCTGTTCAGGGAGCTGATGGGGGATCATGTCTCCTCCACCAAAGCCACGGTCTGGGCGGGTTCCAATAGAAACTTTAGTGTCTGGCTAGGAGCGTCCGTGGTGGCTCACCTTTCAACCTACCAGTCTGAGTGGATGTCCCGAGAGGAGTATGGTGAGCATATGAGGATGTGA